In Arthrobacter sp. B3I9, the following are encoded in one genomic region:
- a CDS encoding zinc-dependent alcohol dehydrogenase family protein, whose product MRATLIYGAGDVRVETVPNPTIQEPTDAIVRIVAGCICGSDLWPYGSKPETEEGARMGHEFVGIIEELGSDVTGLFVGDFVIAPFVASDGTCDFCKEGLQTSCRNGAHWGGHDDGGQGEYARVPQASGTLVVVPTGFDEKLIPSLLSLSDVMSTGYHAAKKAGIQPGHTVTVIGDGAVGLSAVLSAKLMGASRIILMGRHQNRTDLGREFGATDVVAERGAEGIAKVRELTNGDGTHTVLEAVGLKPALEMSIGVVRDGGVISRVGAPQFSDVPLGFGEFMRNITLTGGVAPARAYIDELLPLVLDGSIEPGKVFDRTIGLDDVPAGYKAMADREALKVLVRP is encoded by the coding sequence ATGCGAGCAACCCTGATTTACGGCGCCGGAGATGTGCGCGTTGAAACAGTTCCCAATCCCACCATCCAGGAACCTACTGATGCGATCGTGCGCATCGTCGCCGGCTGCATCTGTGGCAGCGATCTTTGGCCGTACGGCTCCAAACCCGAAACCGAAGAAGGCGCCCGCATGGGTCACGAATTCGTCGGGATCATTGAAGAACTCGGCTCCGACGTGACCGGCCTGTTTGTGGGTGATTTCGTCATTGCACCGTTCGTCGCCTCTGACGGCACGTGCGATTTCTGCAAAGAAGGACTGCAGACCTCCTGCCGCAACGGTGCCCACTGGGGCGGTCACGACGACGGCGGCCAGGGCGAGTACGCCCGGGTCCCCCAGGCTTCAGGAACCCTCGTCGTCGTTCCGACCGGGTTCGACGAGAAGCTGATCCCGTCCCTGCTGAGCCTCTCCGATGTCATGTCCACCGGATACCATGCTGCGAAGAAGGCCGGCATCCAGCCCGGCCACACCGTTACCGTCATCGGTGACGGCGCCGTCGGGCTCTCCGCGGTTCTCTCCGCGAAGCTCATGGGTGCATCACGCATTATCCTCATGGGCCGCCACCAGAACCGTACCGACCTTGGCCGCGAATTCGGCGCCACCGATGTCGTCGCCGAGCGCGGCGCAGAAGGCATCGCCAAGGTCCGGGAACTCACCAACGGCGACGGAACCCACACGGTGCTCGAAGCCGTGGGCCTCAAGCCCGCACTCGAGATGTCGATCGGCGTCGTCCGGGACGGCGGCGTGATCAGCCGCGTCGGTGCCCCGCAGTTCTCCGATGTTCCCCTCGGATTCGGCGAGTTCATGCGCAACATCACCCTCACCGGCGGCGTCGCACCGGCCAGGGCCTACATCGACGAGCTGCTGCCGCTCGTGCTCGACGGCAGCATCGAACCCGGCAAGGTCTTCGACCGCACCATCGGCCTGGACGACGTCCCGGCCGGATACAAGGCCATGGCCGACCGCGAAGCACTCAAAGTACTCGTCCGCCCCTAA
- a CDS encoding aldo/keto reductase, whose translation MDTTLNNGVVMPALGLGVFQSPPEETTAAVEAALATGYRHIDTAAAYGNEREVGKGIRRSGLDRSDVFIETKVWVSDYGYDETLHAWEKAVGKLRVDYLDLLILHQPVPSRFEKTIAAYKALETLLADGRVRAIGVSNFMPHHLKQLLAETDVVPAVNQVELHPYFSQPDVQAANTEHGILTQAWSPIGGITFYPGWGEDRKNVMEDPTIAAIAAAHGKTPAQVMLRWHLQQGRSVIPKSTNPGRIAENFDVFDFELSIGELAAIDALDTGMRNGPDPDVFRDQWFDRSIPEA comes from the coding sequence ATGGACACCACCCTCAACAACGGCGTCGTCATGCCCGCACTCGGGCTCGGCGTCTTCCAAAGCCCGCCCGAAGAAACAACGGCGGCCGTGGAGGCCGCCCTGGCAACAGGCTACCGGCACATCGACACCGCCGCCGCCTACGGCAACGAACGCGAAGTCGGCAAGGGCATCCGCCGCTCCGGCCTGGACCGCTCTGACGTGTTCATTGAAACCAAGGTCTGGGTCAGCGACTACGGCTACGACGAAACCCTGCACGCCTGGGAAAAGGCAGTAGGCAAGCTCCGGGTGGACTACCTGGACCTGCTGATCCTCCACCAGCCGGTACCCAGCCGCTTCGAGAAGACCATCGCCGCGTACAAGGCGCTGGAGACCCTGCTCGCCGACGGGCGCGTCCGCGCGATCGGTGTCAGCAACTTCATGCCACACCACCTCAAACAGCTGCTCGCCGAAACCGACGTGGTCCCGGCCGTGAACCAGGTTGAGCTGCACCCGTACTTCAGCCAGCCCGACGTCCAGGCAGCCAACACTGAGCACGGCATCCTCACCCAGGCATGGTCGCCGATCGGCGGCATCACGTTCTACCCCGGCTGGGGCGAGGACCGGAAAAACGTCATGGAAGACCCAACCATCGCCGCGATCGCTGCAGCGCACGGCAAAACACCGGCACAGGTGATGTTGCGCTGGCACCTGCAGCAGGGCCGCTCAGTCATCCCCAAGTCCACCAACCCGGGTCGCATCGCCGAAAACTTCGATGTGTTCGACTTCGAACTGTCCATAGGCGAGCTGGCCGCTATCGACGCCCTGGACACCGGCATGCGGAACGGTCCCGACCCCGATGTCTTCCGGGATCAGTGGTTTGACCGGTCCATCCCCGAAGCCTAA
- a CDS encoding GNAT family N-acetyltransferase, producing MTTIRVVKAKDLPLTEVLELYRAVDWLAYTKEPDNLARALEGSSTLVAAHDGQTLVGLARVISDGASICYLQDILVRPSHHRRGIGRALAERALGQYPHVRQKVLITDDEPKQKAFYEALGYAQTEEFQGGSVRAFIRFD from the coding sequence ATGACCACCATCAGAGTAGTGAAGGCGAAAGACCTGCCACTCACCGAAGTCCTTGAGCTATATCGTGCGGTGGACTGGCTTGCCTACACTAAGGAGCCTGACAATCTAGCACGAGCGCTGGAAGGATCTTCCACACTCGTGGCCGCTCATGATGGCCAGACGCTGGTTGGACTAGCGCGCGTCATTTCCGATGGTGCTTCGATTTGCTACCTCCAGGACATCCTCGTTCGGCCGTCGCATCACAGAAGAGGTATAGGACGAGCTCTCGCTGAACGAGCGCTCGGACAGTACCCGCATGTGCGTCAGAAAGTCCTAATCACCGACGACGAGCCGAAGCAGAAAGCGTTCTATGAAGCGCTTGGCTACGCCCAGACCGAGGAGTTCCAAGGAGGATCGGTCAGAGCTTTCATCAGATTCGACTGA
- a CDS encoding type 1 glutamine amidotransferase domain-containing protein, producing MKVLMVLTSHDELGNTGKKTGFWLEELAAPYYRLMDAGADTTLASPKGGQPPLDPKSNEPASQTDDTRRFEADPEAQQALANTVRLDSVDAADFDAVFYPGGHGPLWDLAEDRDSITLIETFLRSGKPVALVCHAPGVLRHARNEDGTPLVSGRKATGFTNSEEEGVQLTDIVPFLVEDELIKLGGDYSKIGDWESYVVEDGLLITGQNPASSSAAADALLVKLARLAA from the coding sequence ATGAAGGTTCTCATGGTCCTCACTTCGCATGACGAGCTCGGCAACACCGGCAAGAAGACCGGATTCTGGCTCGAAGAGCTCGCGGCGCCCTACTACCGCTTGATGGACGCCGGCGCCGACACCACCCTCGCGTCTCCCAAGGGTGGCCAGCCGCCGCTCGACCCCAAGAGCAATGAGCCTGCAAGCCAGACAGACGATACCCGCCGTTTCGAAGCCGACCCGGAAGCCCAGCAGGCCCTGGCCAACACAGTTCGCCTCGACTCCGTCGATGCCGCCGACTTCGACGCCGTCTTCTACCCCGGCGGCCACGGTCCCCTGTGGGACCTCGCGGAGGACCGGGACTCCATCACCCTGATCGAGACGTTCCTCCGCTCGGGCAAGCCCGTTGCCCTCGTGTGCCACGCCCCCGGCGTTCTCCGCCATGCCCGCAACGAGGACGGCACCCCGCTTGTCTCCGGCCGGAAGGCCACCGGTTTCACCAACTCTGAAGAGGAGGGCGTCCAACTGACCGACATCGTCCCGTTCCTGGTCGAGGACGAACTCATCAAGCTCGGCGGTGACTACTCCAAGATCGGTGACTGGGAGTCCTATGTCGTCGAAGACGGCCTGCTGATCACCGGTCAGAACCCGGCATCTTCCTCCGCGGCCGCCGATGCTCTGCTGGTAAAGCTCGCACGGCTGGCCGCATGA
- a CDS encoding SpoIIE family protein phosphatase gives MLVSFTDGILDLYDGTLKALDDVADMVARHPAPSALAAASRALAPTGEQDDDITVVALRRTWLPAPTAAV, from the coding sequence GTGCTGGTTTCTTTCACGGACGGGATCCTCGACCTCTACGACGGCACTTTGAAAGCCCTCGATGACGTGGCCGACATGGTGGCCCGGCATCCTGCACCCTCCGCACTTGCTGCGGCGTCCCGGGCCCTGGCCCCGACCGGCGAGCAGGACGATGACATCACAGTCGTCGCGTTGCGGCGGACCTGGTTGCCGGCTCCCACAGCCGCCGTATAG
- a CDS encoding MFS transporter, with protein sequence MKPAPATAARPAAILAIILASYFMILLDNSVIFTALPSLQADLQLSTTELSWVQDAYTLVFGGLLLLGARAGDLLGRRRVFVFGLVVFSLASLLIGMAPAEWWAVAGRAVQGIGAAIVAPASLSLLTASFPEGRERTRAVALYGATAGIGASLGLVIGGALAHWISWRAGFFVNVPIGAAMIALAPRFLPETGRATGRFDLFGALSATLGVGALVFGIINTAEAGWTSPVTVSAISAGVVLLAVFVLIERKAAQPIMPLRLFASRRRTGAYLARFLYLGAMIGFFFFTTQFMQEVLGFDPLQAGIGFLPMTAINFVVAMSITRLVGRMPGSLALLAGILLTLAGMFWLSRAGVDSSYLTGVALPMILIGAGQGLAFAPLTSFGITGAPASDAGAASGLVNTFHQIGTCLGLGIAVAAAATVPTGGPVPAHLAAQVSAALTTGSVLLLLALAITAALILPADLAARRTRTPGTLLPAPEREPAR encoded by the coding sequence ATGAAACCTGCACCCGCCACGGCTGCCCGCCCCGCCGCGATCCTAGCGATCATCCTTGCCAGCTATTTCATGATCCTGCTGGACAACTCGGTCATCTTCACAGCACTGCCCAGCCTGCAGGCTGACCTGCAGCTGAGCACGACTGAGCTCTCCTGGGTCCAGGACGCCTACACGCTGGTCTTCGGCGGGCTGCTACTCCTCGGCGCCCGGGCCGGGGACCTGCTGGGCCGGCGGCGCGTGTTCGTGTTCGGTCTGGTGGTGTTCTCGCTCGCGTCCCTGCTGATCGGGATGGCACCGGCAGAGTGGTGGGCGGTCGCCGGCCGCGCCGTTCAGGGCATCGGCGCCGCGATCGTAGCCCCCGCGTCCCTGTCGCTGCTCACGGCGAGTTTCCCGGAGGGCCGTGAACGCACCCGCGCGGTCGCTTTGTATGGCGCGACGGCAGGGATCGGCGCGAGCCTCGGCCTGGTCATCGGCGGCGCCCTGGCCCACTGGATCTCCTGGCGGGCCGGGTTCTTCGTCAACGTACCGATCGGCGCGGCGATGATCGCCCTCGCTCCACGGTTCCTCCCGGAAACCGGACGGGCCACCGGCCGCTTCGATCTGTTTGGAGCGCTCAGCGCCACCCTGGGTGTCGGGGCTCTCGTGTTTGGGATCATCAACACCGCCGAAGCCGGCTGGACCTCTCCGGTCACCGTCTCGGCCATCAGCGCCGGCGTCGTGCTCCTGGCCGTGTTCGTGCTGATCGAGCGCAAGGCCGCCCAGCCGATCATGCCGCTGCGCCTGTTCGCAAGCCGCCGCCGCACCGGCGCCTACCTTGCCCGCTTCCTGTACCTGGGCGCCATGATCGGGTTCTTCTTTTTCACCACCCAGTTCATGCAGGAAGTCCTCGGCTTCGACCCGCTGCAGGCCGGTATCGGCTTCCTGCCCATGACCGCGATCAATTTCGTTGTCGCCATGAGCATCACCCGGCTCGTGGGACGAATGCCCGGCTCGCTTGCGCTGCTGGCCGGCATCCTGCTCACCCTCGCAGGGATGTTCTGGCTCAGCCGCGCCGGCGTCGACTCCTCCTACCTGACCGGGGTGGCACTGCCGATGATCCTCATCGGCGCGGGCCAAGGCCTGGCGTTCGCGCCACTGACCTCCTTCGGCATTACCGGCGCCCCGGCTTCTGATGCAGGGGCAGCATCAGGTCTGGTGAACACCTTCCACCAGATCGGCACCTGCCTCGGGCTCGGCATCGCGGTCGCCGCCGCAGCCACCGTCCCCACAGGCGGTCCCGTCCCGGCGCACCTGGCCGCACAGGTCAGCGCCGCACTCACCACCGGCAGTGTCCTGCTGCTCCTGGCCCTGGCCATCACCGCGGCCCTCATCCTGCCTGCAGATCTGGCGGCACGGCGAACCAGGACACCAGGAACGCTCCTGCCCGCACCGGAGCGCGAGCCCGCCCGCTGA
- a CDS encoding GNAT family N-acetyltransferase, whose translation MVASRPDPLARLEGTVVLLRALTEEDLPALFTAIGRPEVFAGGWGGGMGAYRGDFEQWAGFLRKWLPWQQSNVYAVCLRSEDDRVIGTTTLGDFDLENESAHVGWTAYSPHLWGSGVNADAKRLLLSAAFTHGFERIRLQADVVNLRSRAAIERIGAQPEGVLRHVQRRADGSWRDTAIYSILREEWPHVRSRLEQRLTA comes from the coding sequence ATGGTTGCTTCCCGCCCTGACCCTTTGGCCCGTCTTGAAGGTACCGTCGTACTTCTTCGCGCGTTGACAGAGGAGGACCTGCCGGCCTTGTTCACTGCCATCGGAAGACCCGAAGTTTTCGCCGGCGGTTGGGGTGGAGGTATGGGGGCTTACCGTGGCGACTTCGAGCAGTGGGCAGGGTTCCTCCGCAAGTGGTTGCCGTGGCAGCAAAGCAATGTGTATGCCGTATGCCTCCGTTCCGAGGACGACCGGGTTATTGGCACCACCACCTTGGGGGACTTCGACTTGGAAAATGAGTCTGCGCACGTTGGGTGGACCGCATATTCTCCCCACTTATGGGGAAGCGGGGTGAACGCGGACGCTAAACGGCTCCTGCTGAGCGCTGCATTTACCCACGGTTTTGAGCGGATCCGCCTGCAGGCCGATGTGGTTAATTTGCGTTCACGGGCGGCCATCGAGCGGATAGGTGCACAACCGGAGGGTGTGCTCAGACACGTCCAACGTCGGGCTGACGGCAGCTGGCGCGACACGGCCATCTATTCCATACTGCGCGAAGAATGGCCCCACGTGCGCAGTCGCCTTGAACAGCGCTTGACGGCGTAG
- a CDS encoding aldo/keto reductase: protein MEYRPLGRTGVKVSPLCLGAMMFGPWGNDDRADSIRIIHHALDAGINFVDTADVYSGGASEEIVGEALQGRRDDVFLATKFFMPMNEDDPNQRCGSRRWIVRSVEDSLRRLNTDYIDLYQVHRPSPDTDVEETLGALSDLIHQGKVRYIGSSSYSGSQIVEAQWASRDRNLERFVTEQPPYSILVRGIEEDILPTVQRHGMGTLTYSPLSGGWLSGRWRKDSASAPSSSARPSARFDMSKAANQRKLDIVEDLALLAEEAGMTLIELAIAFVINHPGVTSAIVGPRTMEQLESYLPAADISLSTDVLDRIDELVAPGVTVNPDDNSYGAHELTPQARRRIRP from the coding sequence ATGGAATACCGTCCGCTTGGCCGCACAGGAGTGAAGGTCAGCCCGTTGTGCCTCGGTGCGATGATGTTCGGACCCTGGGGTAACGACGACCGCGCCGACTCCATCCGCATCATCCACCACGCACTCGACGCCGGCATTAACTTTGTCGACACCGCCGATGTCTACTCGGGCGGGGCCTCCGAGGAAATCGTGGGAGAGGCGCTGCAGGGCCGGCGCGATGACGTCTTCCTCGCCACCAAATTCTTCATGCCCATGAACGAGGATGATCCCAACCAGCGATGCGGCTCCCGCCGGTGGATCGTCCGCTCCGTCGAGGACTCGCTGCGCCGGCTGAACACTGACTACATCGACCTCTACCAGGTACACCGGCCCAGCCCGGACACGGACGTTGAAGAAACCCTCGGCGCGCTCAGCGACCTCATCCACCAAGGCAAAGTCCGCTACATCGGCTCATCGTCCTACTCCGGATCCCAGATCGTGGAAGCCCAGTGGGCGTCACGCGACCGGAACCTGGAGCGGTTCGTCACCGAACAGCCCCCCTACTCGATCCTGGTCCGCGGCATCGAAGAGGACATCCTCCCCACCGTGCAGCGGCACGGCATGGGCACCCTGACCTACAGCCCACTGTCCGGCGGCTGGCTCTCGGGCAGGTGGCGGAAGGACTCTGCGTCCGCGCCCAGCTCCAGCGCCCGCCCGAGCGCCCGGTTCGACATGTCGAAAGCCGCGAACCAGCGCAAGCTGGACATCGTCGAAGACCTGGCCCTTCTGGCCGAGGAGGCCGGAATGACGCTGATCGAGCTAGCGATCGCGTTCGTGATCAACCACCCCGGCGTCACCTCCGCGATTGTTGGGCCGCGCACCATGGAACAGCTGGAGTCCTACCTGCCCGCCGCAGACATCAGCCTGTCAACCGACGTGCTGGACCGCATCGACGAGCTCGTCGCGCCAGGCGTGACCGTCAACCCTGACGACAACAGCTACGGCGCGCACGAACTCACGCCGCAGGCACGGCGACGGATACGGCCGTGA
- a CDS encoding Na+/H+ antiporter — MEGLETVVLLGVTVLAGAILAPRLRVAAPLLLLVFGLLLGLIPQLRPIELPPETVLLIFLPVMLFWESLTTSLRSIRRDLRGIVLLSTLLVVASALAVAGVAHLLVLPWNTALILGAALAPPDATAVTALGRMLPRRNFMLLKAESLTNDGTALVLYAIAVGATLGANYTPLNIAGLFALSYVGGAAAGILVAWAAYLLLVRVRDALIINVTLLITPFAAFLLAEAVHASGVLAVVAAGLIVSFTAGRISTAASRRQTESAWPLGSYLLNGALFVLIGLQVQAAMHDIDARDVGRLLLSTVAVWLALIIIRFVFQTVSVAVIRVLDRRPSQRGRRMSYRARIVSSIAGFRGAVSLAIALSVPLALNDGTPLPGRDDVIFISAGVIVLSMLVQGPLLPIVVRWARLPEEPEEEELRMAELAITSAAVTAIDELAQELGTSAGVRGRVADEYQTHLSVIQALKAGSDADSTTQSRRQEVSLRQAVLKRKREVLLGLRLAGTVDDSVARRIQTRLDVEEQRLTGVEDID, encoded by the coding sequence ATGGAGGGCCTGGAAACCGTTGTGCTGTTGGGTGTTACCGTGCTGGCTGGCGCCATCCTGGCTCCCCGGCTCAGGGTGGCCGCGCCCTTGCTGCTGCTGGTCTTTGGCCTCCTCCTTGGCCTCATTCCGCAGCTGCGGCCGATCGAGCTGCCACCGGAGACGGTGCTGCTGATCTTCCTGCCGGTGATGCTGTTCTGGGAAAGCCTGACCACTTCGCTCCGGTCGATCCGCCGGGACCTGCGCGGCATCGTCTTGCTCAGCACCCTGCTGGTGGTCGCCTCCGCCCTCGCCGTTGCAGGTGTGGCACACCTCCTTGTCCTGCCATGGAATACCGCACTCATTCTCGGCGCGGCCCTGGCTCCACCGGACGCCACAGCTGTCACTGCTTTGGGCCGGATGCTGCCGCGCCGGAACTTCATGCTCCTCAAGGCCGAGAGCCTGACCAATGACGGCACTGCCCTGGTGCTGTACGCCATCGCGGTGGGCGCCACATTGGGCGCCAACTACACGCCCCTCAATATCGCCGGTTTGTTCGCCCTCTCCTATGTTGGAGGAGCGGCCGCCGGCATCCTGGTGGCATGGGCGGCCTACCTGCTCCTGGTCCGGGTGCGCGACGCGCTCATCATCAATGTCACTTTGCTGATTACCCCGTTCGCCGCGTTCCTGCTCGCCGAGGCAGTTCACGCTTCCGGAGTGCTGGCTGTTGTTGCTGCCGGATTGATCGTCTCCTTCACCGCCGGCCGGATCAGCACGGCAGCATCTCGCCGCCAGACCGAGTCGGCGTGGCCGCTGGGCTCCTACCTCCTCAACGGTGCCCTGTTCGTCCTCATCGGCCTTCAGGTGCAGGCCGCCATGCACGACATTGATGCCCGCGATGTTGGCCGGCTTCTGCTGTCCACCGTTGCCGTGTGGCTGGCGCTCATCATCATCCGGTTCGTGTTCCAAACCGTCAGCGTGGCCGTGATCCGGGTCCTGGACCGGCGCCCCTCCCAACGCGGGCGCAGGATGAGCTACCGGGCACGGATCGTCAGCTCCATTGCCGGGTTCCGCGGAGCGGTCTCCCTTGCTATCGCCTTGTCCGTGCCATTGGCACTGAATGACGGCACCCCGCTCCCCGGGCGCGACGACGTCATCTTCATCAGTGCCGGTGTGATCGTGTTGAGCATGCTCGTCCAGGGACCATTGCTTCCTATAGTCGTTCGGTGGGCCAGGCTTCCGGAGGAACCAGAGGAGGAAGAGCTCCGGATGGCCGAACTGGCCATCACCTCCGCCGCCGTCACCGCCATCGACGAACTGGCCCAGGAACTTGGGACCAGCGCAGGTGTTCGAGGCCGCGTTGCGGACGAGTACCAGACCCACCTGTCGGTGATCCAGGCGCTCAAAGCCGGTTCCGATGCGGACTCCACGACGCAATCGCGCCGGCAAGAAGTAAGCCTCCGCCAGGCCGTCCTCAAGCGGAAGCGGGAAGTACTCCTGGGGCTCCGCCTCGCGGGCACGGTCGATGACAGCGTGGCCCGGAGAATCCAGACCAGGCTCGATGTAGAGGAACAACGCCTGACCGGCGTCGAAGACATCGACTGA
- a CDS encoding cupin domain-containing protein — protein MNIEPTAPTTKNPAAQFAGDVWLDPIALPHEDDQTMVVATVRFAPGARTAWHSHQHGQYLRVTQGVGRFGTRDGNIVEVHPGQTLYTPPGEEHWHAAAPGCFMEHIAMLQNGEDPSKTTTWAEHITDDEYNGR, from the coding sequence ATGAACATTGAACCCACCGCCCCTACCACCAAGAACCCGGCAGCCCAGTTTGCAGGCGACGTGTGGCTGGACCCGATCGCCCTTCCCCACGAAGACGACCAGACGATGGTCGTCGCAACGGTCCGCTTCGCTCCCGGCGCGCGGACAGCCTGGCACTCCCACCAGCACGGCCAGTATTTGCGCGTCACCCAAGGCGTGGGCCGTTTCGGGACCCGGGACGGAAACATCGTCGAAGTTCACCCTGGCCAAACGCTCTACACCCCGCCCGGTGAGGAGCACTGGCACGCCGCAGCACCCGGCTGCTTCATGGAACACATCGCCATGCTCCAAAACGGCGAAGACCCGTCCAAAACCACAACGTGGGCCGAGCACATCACCGACGACGAATACAACGGCCGATAA
- a CDS encoding nuclear transport factor 2 family protein: MTAEVIEALHEAMCEAMVAGDLGELDDILAEGFTLTHMTGYVQSRSEWLDAIDTGEMQYHRMETVQARHGTDPTVPELTARTLTDATIWGSRATWRLVLRSWFEPRGDGWVITRTVASTW, translated from the coding sequence GTGACCGCAGAGGTGATCGAAGCCCTCCATGAGGCCATGTGCGAGGCGATGGTGGCCGGTGATCTGGGAGAGCTGGATGACATCCTTGCCGAGGGATTCACGCTCACGCACATGACCGGATACGTGCAGTCACGATCGGAATGGCTTGATGCCATCGATACCGGCGAGATGCAGTACCACCGGATGGAAACAGTCCAGGCCCGCCACGGCACGGACCCCACCGTGCCGGAGCTGACCGCCAGAACTCTGACGGACGCAACAATCTGGGGTTCCAGGGCCACCTGGCGACTGGTGTTGCGCTCATGGTTCGAACCGCGTGGAGACGGCTGGGTCATCACCCGCACGGTCGCCTCCACCTGGTAA
- a CDS encoding aldo/keto reductase, with translation MKTRKLGDGLETSAIGLGCMGLSFGLGAATDRTEALAVIRSAAERGVTLFDTAEGYGPYVNEELVGEALEPIRDNVLIATKFGFDINANGETVGLNSRPGHIREVVDASVRRLRTDHIDVLYQHRVDPNVPMEDVAGAVKDLIAEGKVRHFGLSEASETSIRRAHAVQPVAVIQDHYSLWMREPETKKFGVCEELGIGLVAWGPLGQGFLTGGITRDMRFDNPNDLRADFPRFTPEALDANFALVDFLKDFGAEKDASPAQIALAWLLAQKPWVVPIPGGTRIAHLDDNLPAADLELTANDLRRIDEALAALDLVGAPLSAGLDAAIDRDR, from the coding sequence ATGAAAACACGTAAGCTCGGCGACGGCCTTGAAACCTCAGCCATCGGCCTCGGCTGCATGGGCCTCAGCTTCGGCCTCGGCGCCGCCACAGACAGGACCGAAGCCCTTGCCGTCATCCGGTCCGCCGCTGAACGCGGCGTCACCCTCTTCGACACCGCGGAAGGGTACGGCCCCTACGTCAACGAAGAACTCGTGGGCGAAGCACTGGAGCCGATCCGCGACAACGTTCTGATAGCCACGAAGTTCGGGTTCGACATCAACGCCAACGGCGAAACAGTCGGCCTCAACAGCAGGCCCGGACACATCCGCGAAGTCGTTGACGCCTCGGTGCGCCGCCTGCGCACCGACCACATCGACGTGCTGTATCAGCACCGGGTTGACCCCAACGTCCCGATGGAGGACGTCGCCGGGGCGGTCAAGGACCTCATTGCCGAAGGCAAAGTGCGCCATTTCGGACTGTCGGAAGCGAGCGAAACAAGCATCCGCCGCGCCCACGCCGTGCAGCCCGTCGCCGTCATCCAGGACCACTACTCGCTGTGGATGCGCGAGCCTGAAACCAAGAAGTTCGGAGTCTGCGAGGAACTCGGGATTGGCCTGGTCGCCTGGGGCCCGCTCGGGCAGGGATTCCTCACCGGCGGCATCACCCGGGACATGCGCTTCGACAACCCGAATGACCTCCGCGCCGACTTCCCGCGCTTCACCCCCGAGGCACTGGACGCCAACTTCGCCCTCGTCGATTTCCTCAAGGACTTCGGGGCCGAGAAGGACGCATCACCCGCGCAGATCGCACTCGCCTGGCTGCTGGCCCAGAAGCCGTGGGTCGTGCCGATCCCCGGCGGCACCCGCATCGCCCACCTGGACGACAACCTACCCGCGGCCGACCTCGAACTCACAGCAAACGACCTCCGGCGAATCGACGAAGCCCTGGCCGCCCTCGACCTCGTCGGCGCACCCCTGTCGGCCGGTCTGGATGCCGCCATTGACCGCGACCGCTGA
- a CDS encoding DUF1330 domain-containing protein — translation MSAYVVMLRERVTDPDELDVYAAAARAARAGHPITPVIAYGAITTLEGTPLDGILVNEFPTVEDALAWYNSPAYQAALPHRQAAADYRVLIIQGVN, via the coding sequence ATGAGCGCCTACGTCGTCATGCTCCGTGAACGAGTAACTGATCCGGACGAGCTCGACGTGTATGCCGCTGCCGCTCGTGCCGCCAGGGCCGGACATCCGATCACTCCGGTGATCGCGTACGGGGCGATCACGACCCTCGAGGGGACGCCGCTTGATGGAATCCTCGTCAACGAGTTCCCGACCGTGGAGGACGCACTGGCCTGGTATAACAGCCCCGCATACCAGGCGGCGCTCCCGCACCGGCAGGCAGCAGCCGACTACCGGGTCCTCATTATCCAAGGCGTCAACTGA